A single region of the Bacillus cereus genome encodes:
- the argR gene encoding arginine repressor ArgR — protein sequence MNKGQRHIKIREIIANKEIETQDELVDILRNEGFNVTQATVSRDIKELHLVKVPLHDGRYKYSLPADQRFNPLQKLKRNLVDSFVKLDTAGHMLVLKTLPGNAHSLGALIDHLEWDEIIGTICGDDTCLIICRTPEDTGVVSDRFLNML from the coding sequence ATGAATAAAGGTCAGCGCCATATTAAAATCAGGGAAATTATTGCGAACAAAGAAATTGAAACACAAGATGAACTAGTTGATATTTTACGTAATGAGGGATTTAATGTAACGCAAGCAACAGTATCGCGCGATATTAAAGAACTGCACTTAGTTAAGGTGCCATTACATGATGGACGCTATAAATATAGCTTACCAGCAGATCAACGATTTAACCCGTTGCAAAAATTAAAACGAAATCTAGTGGATTCATTTGTAAAATTAGACACGGCAGGACATATGCTTGTGCTAAAAACATTGCCTGGTAACGCTCATTCACTTGGGGCACTTATTGATCATTTAGAGTGGGATGAGATTATCGGAACCATTTGTGGTGATGATACTTGCTTAATTATTTGCCGTACACCTGAAGATACAGGTGTTGTCTCTGATCGTTTCTTAAATATGCTGTAA
- a CDS encoding TlyA family RNA methyltransferase, producing the protein MSVKKERVDVLLVERGLIETREKAKRAVMAGLVYANEMRLDKPGEKISQDTEITVKGQVMPYVSRGGYKLEKALETFQLDLQDKVMIDIGSSTGGFTDCALQNGAKLSYALDVGYNQLAWKLRQDERVVVMERTNFRYVTPADLERGLPQFASIDVSFISLKLILPVLKTMLMLNGDVAALIKPQFEAGREQVGKKGIVRDRKVHEAVVEMIVDFALKEGYDVEGLTFSPITGGDGNIEFLIHLKWHGERENGENHSPVSIEQVVTEAHDVLKQKGKGE; encoded by the coding sequence ATGAGCGTAAAAAAAGAAAGAGTAGATGTACTATTAGTAGAGCGAGGACTTATAGAAACGCGCGAGAAGGCTAAACGTGCTGTTATGGCAGGGCTCGTATATGCGAATGAAATGAGACTCGATAAGCCAGGAGAGAAAATCTCACAAGATACAGAGATTACGGTGAAAGGGCAAGTTATGCCATATGTAAGCCGTGGTGGTTATAAACTTGAAAAGGCATTAGAGACATTTCAACTTGATTTACAAGATAAAGTTATGATAGATATTGGTTCATCAACTGGTGGCTTTACAGATTGTGCGCTTCAAAATGGAGCGAAGTTATCTTATGCATTAGATGTAGGCTATAATCAACTTGCGTGGAAATTGCGTCAAGATGAGCGTGTTGTTGTGATGGAACGAACGAACTTCCGTTACGTGACACCGGCAGACTTAGAGCGCGGTTTACCTCAGTTTGCAAGTATCGATGTTTCATTTATATCATTAAAGCTAATATTGCCGGTTTTAAAAACAATGCTTATGTTAAATGGTGACGTAGCTGCATTAATTAAACCGCAGTTTGAAGCTGGACGAGAACAAGTTGGGAAAAAAGGCATTGTTCGTGATAGAAAAGTACATGAAGCTGTCGTGGAAATGATTGTCGATTTTGCTCTGAAGGAAGGCTATGATGTCGAAGGTTTAACATTCTCGCCAATTACGGGCGGGGATGGTAATATTGAATTTTTAATCCATCTAAAATGGCATGGAGAGCGTGAGAATGGCGAAAACCATTCGCCGGTTTCTATTGAGCAAGTTGTTACAGAAGCACATGACGTTCTAAAACAAAAAGGGAAAGGGGAATAA
- the dxs gene encoding 1-deoxy-D-xylulose-5-phosphate synthase produces MDLTQIQNPSFLKDMSISELEGLSEDIRKFLIEELSQTGGHIAPNLGVVELTIALHKLFDSPKDKFLWDVGHQSYVHKILTGRAKEFGTLRQYQGLCGFPKRCESEHDVWETGHSSTSLSAAMGMALARDLKKTEEYVIPIIGDGALTGGMALEALNHIGHEKTDMIVILNDNEMSIAPNVGALHNVLGRLRTAGKYHWVKDELEYILKKIPAVGGKVAATAEKIKDSLKYLLVSGVFFEELGFTYLGPVDGHDYEKLFETLQYAKKTKGPVLVHVITKKGKGYKPAESDVIGTWHGTGPYKIESGDFVKPKEVAPAWSAVVSDTVLNLARTDERIVAITPAMPVGSKLEKFQKEFPDRMIDVGIAEQHATTMAAGMATQGMKPFLAIYSTFLQRAYDQVVHDICRQNLNVFIGIDRSGLVGADGETHQGVFDIAFLRHLPNMVLMMPKDENEGQHLVYTAMQYEDGPIALRYARGNGLGVHMDEELKAIPIGSWETLKEGTQAAILTFGTTIPMAMEAAERLEKAGVSVKVVNARFIKPMDEAYLHELLGKNIPILTIEEACLIGGFGTGVVEFASENGYHSALIERMGIPDRFIEHGSVTKLLEEIGLTTDAVVDRIHTMIPSKQKRA; encoded by the coding sequence GTGGATCTAACGCAAATTCAAAACCCTAGTTTTTTGAAAGATATGTCTATTAGCGAACTAGAGGGATTGAGTGAGGATATTCGTAAATTTTTAATTGAAGAGCTCTCTCAAACAGGTGGACATATTGCACCTAATTTAGGTGTAGTAGAACTCACAATTGCTCTGCATAAATTATTTGATAGTCCGAAAGATAAGTTTTTATGGGATGTAGGACATCAATCCTATGTACATAAAATTTTAACAGGGCGTGCGAAAGAATTCGGCACATTAAGGCAATACCAAGGTCTATGTGGTTTCCCAAAACGCTGCGAGAGTGAGCATGATGTTTGGGAAACTGGTCATAGTTCGACGTCATTATCTGCTGCAATGGGAATGGCTCTAGCGCGTGATTTAAAGAAAACGGAAGAATACGTTATACCAATCATTGGCGATGGTGCATTAACAGGCGGAATGGCTTTAGAGGCATTAAACCATATTGGTCATGAAAAAACGGACATGATTGTTATTTTGAATGACAATGAAATGTCAATTGCACCAAACGTCGGTGCGCTTCATAATGTACTTGGTCGTTTACGTACCGCAGGGAAGTACCATTGGGTAAAAGATGAATTAGAGTATATATTGAAGAAAATCCCAGCAGTTGGCGGGAAAGTTGCTGCGACAGCAGAGAAAATAAAGGATAGTCTAAAATATTTACTAGTATCAGGCGTCTTTTTTGAAGAATTAGGCTTTACATATTTAGGTCCGGTCGATGGGCATGATTATGAAAAGTTATTCGAAACGTTGCAATATGCAAAGAAAACAAAAGGCCCAGTACTTGTTCATGTAATTACGAAAAAAGGAAAAGGTTATAAACCAGCTGAGAGTGACGTTATTGGAACTTGGCATGGAACAGGACCGTATAAAATCGAGTCAGGTGACTTCGTTAAACCGAAGGAAGTTGCACCAGCATGGAGTGCTGTTGTTAGTGATACTGTACTTAATCTAGCAAGAACGGATGAACGTATCGTTGCAATTACGCCTGCAATGCCTGTTGGATCGAAACTTGAGAAATTCCAAAAAGAATTTCCGGATCGCATGATTGATGTAGGTATTGCGGAACAGCATGCTACAACAATGGCGGCTGGTATGGCAACACAAGGGATGAAGCCATTCTTAGCAATTTATTCAACATTTTTACAAAGAGCATATGACCAAGTTGTTCATGATATTTGTCGTCAAAATTTAAATGTTTTCATTGGAATAGATCGCTCTGGATTAGTAGGAGCAGACGGTGAAACGCATCAAGGGGTATTTGACATCGCGTTTTTACGTCACTTGCCGAATATGGTGCTTATGATGCCGAAAGATGAAAATGAAGGTCAACATTTAGTTTATACGGCGATGCAATATGAAGATGGACCGATTGCTTTGCGTTATGCGCGCGGTAATGGACTTGGCGTTCATATGGATGAAGAATTAAAGGCGATTCCAATTGGTTCATGGGAAACGTTAAAAGAAGGCACACAAGCAGCAATTTTAACGTTTGGTACGACAATCCCGATGGCAATGGAAGCAGCTGAGCGTCTTGAAAAGGCTGGAGTTTCAGTCAAAGTAGTGAATGCTCGCTTTATTAAACCAATGGATGAAGCATATTTACATGAGCTTTTAGGGAAAAATATACCGATTTTAACGATTGAAGAAGCGTGTTTAATCGGAGGTTTTGGAACAGGAGTAGTTGAATTTGCATCTGAAAATGGATACCACAGTGCATTAATTGAAAGAATGGGTATTCCAGACCGTTTCATAGAGCATGGTAGTGTAACAAAATTATTAGAAGAAATTGGTTTAACGACAGATGCTGTTGTAGACCGTATTCATACAATGATTCCATCAAAACAAAAAAGGGCGTAA
- the ispA gene encoding (2E,6E)-farnesyl diphosphate synthase, with protein MTHIAFDAFLKESKTFVEEKLVSYANELQCPNVLREAMAYSLEAGGKRLRPLLLFATLQAFGKEKNLGVGAACALEMIHTYSLIHDDLPCMDDDDLRRGKPTNHKVFGEAMAVLAGDGLLTYAFQVIMAYEHKEISAEKKVRLVLELAKAAGPEGMVAGQVADMEAEGKRLTINELEYIHKHKTGKLLEFAVLAGAILSDATEEQEEKLLAFAKYIGLAFQIRDDILDVEGIEEEIGKPIGSDVSNEKSTYTTLFTVDRAKSILEEKIAKAKDSISSLQLQDEYLLSICDLIAKRNN; from the coding sequence GTGACACATATAGCTTTTGATGCTTTTTTGAAAGAGAGTAAAACTTTCGTAGAAGAAAAGCTTGTAAGCTATGCAAATGAATTACAATGTCCAAATGTGCTTCGTGAAGCGATGGCATATTCTTTGGAAGCGGGTGGGAAACGTCTCCGCCCGTTACTTTTATTTGCAACGTTACAAGCGTTTGGGAAAGAAAAAAATCTTGGAGTGGGTGCAGCTTGTGCCCTTGAAATGATTCATACATATTCGTTAATTCATGATGATTTACCTTGTATGGATGATGATGATCTAAGACGAGGAAAGCCTACAAATCATAAAGTATTTGGTGAAGCAATGGCAGTTTTAGCAGGAGATGGTTTGTTAACATATGCTTTTCAAGTCATTATGGCATATGAGCATAAAGAAATCTCTGCTGAAAAGAAAGTAAGACTTGTACTTGAGCTTGCGAAAGCAGCAGGACCTGAAGGAATGGTTGCTGGACAAGTGGCAGATATGGAAGCTGAAGGAAAACGACTTACAATTAATGAATTAGAGTACATCCATAAGCATAAAACAGGTAAACTGCTTGAGTTTGCTGTACTTGCAGGAGCGATACTTTCTGATGCTACAGAAGAGCAGGAAGAGAAGTTACTTGCATTTGCGAAATATATCGGTCTAGCTTTCCAAATTAGAGATGATATTTTGGATGTAGAAGGCATCGAAGAAGAGATTGGAAAACCGATTGGTAGTGATGTTTCTAATGAAAAGAGTACATATACGACGTTATTTACTGTAGATAGAGCAAAATCTATTTTAGAGGAAAAAATTGCAAAAGCAAAAGATTCTATTAGCTCCTTGCAATTACAAGATGAATATTTACTATCTATTTGTGATTTGATCGCAAAACGTAATAACTAA
- the xseB gene encoding exodeoxyribonuclease VII small subunit, whose protein sequence is MENKLSFEEAISQLEHLVSKLEQGDVPLEEAISYFKEGMELSKLCDEKLKDVQEQMAVILGEDGELKPFTALGDEA, encoded by the coding sequence ATGGAAAATAAGTTAAGCTTTGAAGAAGCGATTTCGCAGCTTGAGCACCTCGTTTCTAAGCTTGAACAAGGTGATGTACCTTTAGAGGAAGCGATTTCTTATTTTAAAGAAGGCATGGAATTATCTAAGCTTTGTGATGAGAAATTGAAAGATGTACAAGAACAAATGGCAGTTATCCTTGGGGAAGATGGAGAGCTTAAACCGTTTACTGCTTTAGGAGATGAAGCATAG
- the xseA gene encoding exodeoxyribonuclease VII large subunit produces the protein MEKQYLTVTALTRYIKTKIEYDPHLQSVWLKGEISNFKYHSRGHMYFTLKDENARIAAVMFAGHNRNIKFRPENGMKVLVKGKISVYEASGSYQIYIQDMQPDGIGNLHLAYEQLKVRLEEEGLFSQVYKKIIPPYAKTIGVITSPTGAAIRDIITTIKRRYPIGNVIVFPVLVQGESAAPSIVQAIRTANEMGDIDVLIVGRGGGSIEELWAFNEEVVARAIFTSEIPIISAVGHETDFTIADFVADLRAPTPTAAAELAVPNIIELQEKVLQRTLRLQRAMRERVHKKEEKLQVLQKSYAFRYPRQVYEQKEEQLDRALEQLVLAKERYIDKKVNQLKQLSFYLEKHHPSQKIIQTKTAIETLQKQLQREMQTLLQTKEFVFVRAAQKLEVLSPLKVMMRGYGLVYDEEKQVLKSVKDVSLGDAVSVQLQDGILDCSVSSIEERELNNGK, from the coding sequence ATGGAGAAACAATATTTAACCGTTACAGCATTAACACGCTATATTAAAACAAAAATAGAGTATGATCCGCATTTGCAGTCTGTTTGGTTAAAAGGAGAAATTTCCAACTTTAAATATCATAGTCGTGGTCATATGTATTTTACATTGAAAGATGAAAATGCAAGAATTGCAGCGGTTATGTTTGCGGGTCATAATCGTAACATTAAATTCAGACCGGAAAATGGAATGAAAGTACTTGTAAAAGGAAAGATTTCTGTTTACGAGGCGAGTGGTTCTTATCAAATTTATATTCAAGACATGCAGCCTGATGGAATTGGAAACTTGCATTTAGCTTATGAGCAGTTAAAAGTTCGTTTAGAGGAAGAGGGGTTGTTTTCTCAAGTTTATAAAAAAATAATTCCTCCGTATGCTAAAACAATAGGTGTAATCACGTCGCCAACAGGAGCAGCAATTCGTGATATTATTACAACGATTAAACGTCGTTACCCAATTGGGAATGTTATTGTGTTTCCAGTACTTGTACAAGGGGAGTCAGCAGCTCCCTCGATTGTACAAGCGATTCGTACAGCGAATGAAATGGGAGATATTGACGTTTTAATTGTTGGACGTGGTGGAGGCTCTATTGAAGAATTATGGGCCTTTAATGAGGAAGTAGTTGCAAGAGCAATTTTTACAAGTGAGATTCCGATTATTTCGGCTGTAGGCCATGAAACAGATTTTACAATCGCAGATTTTGTCGCGGATTTACGTGCACCAACACCGACTGCAGCAGCTGAGCTGGCGGTACCTAATATTATAGAGTTACAAGAAAAGGTATTACAAAGAACTCTGAGATTGCAAAGAGCAATGAGAGAGAGAGTACATAAAAAAGAAGAAAAACTGCAAGTGTTACAAAAATCTTATGCGTTCCGTTATCCAAGGCAAGTGTATGAACAAAAAGAAGAGCAGTTAGACAGGGCTCTTGAACAACTTGTTTTAGCGAAAGAGCGTTATATAGATAAAAAAGTAAATCAATTAAAGCAACTTTCATTTTATTTAGAAAAGCACCACCCATCTCAAAAAATTATACAAACGAAAACGGCAATTGAAACGTTGCAAAAGCAGTTGCAACGTGAAATGCAAACATTACTTCAAACGAAGGAGTTCGTATTTGTGAGAGCGGCTCAAAAGCTTGAGGTATTAAGCCCGCTTAAAGTAATGATGAGAGGGTATGGGCTTGTATACGATGAAGAGAAACAAGTATTAAAAAGCGTGAAAGATGTTAGCCTTGGAGATGCTGTTTCAGTTCAATTACAAGATGGAATACTAGATTGTAGCGTATCAAGCATAGAGGAGCGTGAATTGAATAATGGAAAATAA
- the folD gene encoding bifunctional methylenetetrahydrofolate dehydrogenase/methenyltetrahydrofolate cyclohydrolase FolD produces the protein MVAVIIKGNEVAEKKRAQLKEEVVKLKEQGIVPGLAVILVGEDPASRSYVKGKEKGCEQVGIYSELIELPETITEERLLAEIDRLNGDDRINGILVQLPLPKHIEEKAIIERISPEKDVDGFHPISVGRMMTGQDTFLPCTPHGIVELVKETNLDISGKHVVVIGRSNIVGKPVGQLFLNENATVTYCHSKTQNIKELSKLADILIVAVGRAKMVTADYIKEGAVVIDVGVNRLETGKLCGDVDFDNVLDVAGYITPVPKGVGPMTITMLLHNTVESAKRAGVVCK, from the coding sequence ATGGTAGCAGTAATCATCAAAGGAAATGAAGTTGCGGAGAAAAAACGAGCACAATTGAAAGAAGAAGTTGTGAAGTTAAAAGAGCAAGGGATTGTACCAGGATTAGCAGTTATTTTAGTTGGAGAAGACCCAGCATCGCGTTCTTATGTAAAAGGAAAAGAAAAGGGCTGTGAGCAAGTAGGAATTTATTCAGAGCTAATTGAACTTCCTGAAACGATTACTGAGGAGCGTTTGCTTGCTGAAATCGATCGCTTAAATGGAGACGACCGTATTAATGGCATATTAGTACAATTACCTTTACCAAAACATATTGAAGAAAAAGCTATCATTGAAAGAATTTCACCTGAAAAGGATGTAGATGGATTTCACCCAATCAGCGTTGGACGTATGATGACGGGACAAGATACATTCCTTCCATGTACACCGCACGGTATTGTGGAATTAGTAAAAGAAACAAATCTTGATATTTCTGGAAAACATGTTGTTGTAATCGGAAGAAGTAATATTGTTGGTAAACCGGTGGGACAACTGTTTTTAAATGAAAATGCAACTGTCACATATTGTCATTCAAAGACGCAAAATATAAAAGAATTATCGAAGTTAGCTGATATTTTAATCGTAGCTGTTGGAAGAGCGAAAATGGTAACAGCTGATTATATTAAAGAAGGTGCAGTTGTAATTGATGTTGGTGTTAACCGTTTAGAAACAGGCAAACTTTGTGGTGATGTTGATTTTGACAATGTATTAGACGTTGCAGGATACATTACACCTGTACCAAAAGGAGTCGGTCCAATGACTATTACAATGCTTCTTCACAACACTGTTGAGTCCGCAAAGCGTGCAGGTGTTGTTTGTAAATAA
- the nusB gene encoding N utilization substance protein NusB, translating into MKRRTARERAMQALYQMDITGELEPKVAVENTLDEGEETNEFLESLVVGFVDNKEEIDAAIRQNLKKWKLERISIVDRSILRVAVYEMKYMEEIPHNVTINEAIEIAKTFGDEESRRFINGVLSNIKDTL; encoded by the coding sequence ATGAAACGTAGGACGGCTAGAGAAAGAGCTATGCAAGCATTATACCAAATGGATATTACAGGTGAATTAGAACCGAAAGTAGCGGTGGAAAATACGCTAGATGAAGGTGAAGAAACAAATGAGTTTCTAGAATCACTTGTTGTAGGATTTGTAGACAACAAAGAAGAGATTGACGCAGCAATTCGTCAAAATTTAAAGAAGTGGAAGCTTGAGCGTATTAGTATTGTTGATCGCAGTATTTTACGTGTAGCTGTGTATGAAATGAAATACATGGAAGAAATTCCACACAATGTAACAATTAACGAAGCGATTGAAATTGCAAAAACATTTGGGGATGAGGAATCTCGTCGTTTTATTAACGGCGTTTTATCTAATATAAAAGATACACTGTAA
- a CDS encoding Asp23/Gls24 family envelope stress response protein, with the protein MAEHMLDMGQDTTLGKVEIAPEVIEVIAGIAAAEVEGVAAMRGNFATDVVEKLGKKNHGKGVKVELANEDIIVDLYVVMYFGVAIPVVAQKIQDNIRQALFTMTGLEPKEVNVHIVGVTFETQKTEIEPV; encoded by the coding sequence ATGGCTGAACATATGTTAGATATGGGTCAAGATACAACTCTTGGAAAAGTAGAAATTGCACCAGAAGTAATCGAAGTAATTGCAGGTATTGCAGCTGCTGAAGTAGAAGGTGTAGCGGCAATGCGTGGTAATTTTGCTACAGATGTTGTTGAGAAGTTAGGTAAGAAAAATCACGGTAAAGGTGTAAAGGTTGAGCTAGCAAACGAAGATATTATTGTTGACCTTTATGTTGTTATGTATTTTGGTGTAGCAATTCCAGTTGTTGCACAAAAAATTCAAGACAATATACGCCAGGCACTCTTTACAATGACAGGACTTGAGCCAAAAGAAGTGAATGTTCACATCGTTGGCGTAACATTCGAAACACAAAAAACAGAAATCGAACCAGTGTAA
- the accC gene encoding acetyl-CoA carboxylase biotin carboxylase subunit, with translation MIKKVLIANRGEIAVRIVRACKEMDIETVAIYSEADKESLHVQIADEAYCVGPTISKESYLNLTNIISVAKLTGCDAIHPGYGFLAENADFAELCRECNLIFIGPSPEAISKMGTKDVARDTMKEAGVPIVPGSQGIIKNTEEAIELANQIGYPVIIKATAGGGGKGIRVARHEEELVKGIQITQQEASTAFGNPGVYLEKYVEDFRHVEIQIMADTHGNAIHLGERDCTIQRRLQKLLEESPSPALDENIRQQMGDAAVKAAVAVDYTGAGTVEFIYEYKTKSFYFMEMNTRIQVEHPVTEMVTGMDLIKEQIRVASGEKLSLQQEEVQFNGWAIECRINAENPAKKFMPSPGKVEMYLPPGGFGIRVDSAVYPGYSIPPFYDSMVAKLIVHGKTREEAIAKMKRALSEFVIEGVHTTIPFHLQLLDHPDFVKGEFNTKFLEEHELVTQ, from the coding sequence ATGATAAAAAAAGTATTAATAGCCAATCGTGGGGAAATTGCTGTACGAATTGTTCGAGCTTGTAAAGAAATGGATATTGAAACAGTTGCAATTTATTCAGAAGCAGACAAAGAGTCACTTCATGTGCAAATTGCAGATGAAGCGTATTGTGTTGGACCAACGATTTCGAAAGAAAGCTATTTAAATTTGACGAACATTATTAGTGTTGCGAAATTAACAGGTTGTGATGCAATTCATCCGGGATATGGATTTTTAGCAGAGAATGCGGATTTTGCAGAATTGTGCCGTGAGTGTAACTTGATTTTTATCGGTCCAAGCCCAGAAGCTATTTCAAAGATGGGCACAAAAGACGTTGCACGTGATACAATGAAAGAAGCAGGGGTTCCGATTGTACCAGGTTCACAAGGGATTATTAAAAATACCGAAGAAGCGATCGAGCTTGCTAATCAAATTGGATATCCAGTTATTATTAAAGCGACTGCAGGTGGCGGCGGAAAAGGTATTCGTGTTGCTCGCCATGAAGAAGAGCTTGTAAAAGGAATTCAAATTACACAGCAAGAAGCTAGTACCGCTTTTGGGAACCCTGGTGTATACTTAGAAAAGTACGTTGAAGATTTCCGCCATGTTGAGATTCAAATAATGGCAGATACACATGGAAATGCCATTCATTTGGGAGAGCGTGATTGTACAATTCAGCGCCGTTTGCAAAAACTATTAGAAGAAAGTCCATCACCTGCACTTGATGAAAATATTCGTCAGCAAATGGGTGACGCAGCAGTTAAAGCAGCGGTAGCGGTTGATTATACAGGTGCTGGTACGGTTGAGTTTATTTATGAATATAAAACGAAAAGCTTTTATTTCATGGAGATGAATACGAGAATTCAAGTTGAGCATCCAGTTACAGAAATGGTAACAGGGATGGATTTAATTAAAGAACAAATTCGTGTTGCTTCTGGAGAAAAGTTATCGTTACAGCAAGAAGAAGTACAATTTAATGGCTGGGCAATTGAATGTCGAATTAATGCGGAAAACCCTGCCAAAAAATTTATGCCATCTCCAGGTAAAGTAGAAATGTACTTGCCACCAGGCGGATTTGGTATTCGCGTCGATTCAGCTGTATATCCGGGATATTCAATTCCACCTTTCTATGATTCGATGGTTGCTAAATTAATTGTTCACGGAAAAACACGTGAAGAGGCAATTGCAAAAATGAAGCGAGCACTCAGTGAGTTTGTCATTGAAGGCGTACATACAACAATCCCGTTCCATTTGCAATTGCTAGATCATCCTGATTTTGTAAAAGGTGAGTTTAACACGAAATTTTTGGAAGAGCATGAACTTGTGACGCAGTGA
- the accB gene encoding acetyl-CoA carboxylase biotin carboxyl carrier protein — MFKIQEVRELIKLIDSSNIDEFEYKKDGTTIKMKKRGNEVVTVQAPVTKQVMQPAAPVEVETTVAAAQVEVPKQEEKTAVQNENLHKITSPMVGTFYSSSSPDTPQYVSVGDKVSKDSIVCIVEAMKLFNEIDADVEGEIVEILVNNGQLVEYGQPLFLVKA; from the coding sequence ATGTTTAAAATTCAAGAAGTTCGTGAATTAATTAAATTAATTGATAGCTCTAATATTGATGAATTTGAATACAAAAAAGACGGTACAACAATTAAAATGAAAAAACGTGGTAATGAAGTAGTTACTGTGCAAGCACCCGTAACGAAACAAGTCATGCAACCAGCAGCACCTGTTGAAGTAGAAACAACAGTAGCGGCAGCACAAGTAGAAGTGCCAAAACAAGAAGAGAAGACAGCTGTTCAAAATGAAAACCTACATAAAATCACATCACCGATGGTAGGAACATTTTATTCCTCTTCTTCGCCTGATACACCTCAATATGTAAGTGTTGGGGACAAAGTATCGAAAGATTCTATCGTATGTATTGTTGAAGCTATGAAATTATTTAACGAAATTGACGCAGATGTAGAGGGCGAAATTGTTGAAATTCTTGTTAATAACGGACAGCTTGTTGAGTATGGACAACCGCTATTTCTTGTAAAAGCGTAA
- a CDS encoding SpoIIIAH-like family protein yields the protein MLKKQTVWLLTMLSLVVVLSVYYVTTPENKNTAAPTVGEKMGQEKQGADKAVTKETTKETTNKETTKENTSKETTNKETDKKENAKKETSKKDANVSVQSSDENFTALRMQMEDQRSAEKEKLQGVMNSSKSSAEEKSKAKDNLDAITTMETKQELLETVIKSQGGYKDALVRADGTDIRVTVKAAKHSQKEANKIIQLVRSEGGSKDVGVKFDPSVK from the coding sequence GTGTTAAAAAAACAAACAGTTTGGCTATTAACGATGTTAAGTTTAGTTGTTGTACTATCTGTTTATTACGTGACAACTCCTGAGAATAAAAATACTGCAGCACCAACAGTGGGTGAAAAGATGGGACAAGAAAAACAAGGTGCTGACAAAGCAGTCACAAAAGAAACAACGAAAGAAACTACAAATAAAGAAACAACAAAAGAAAATACAAGTAAGGAAACTACAAATAAAGAAACAGACAAAAAAGAGAATGCTAAAAAAGAGACAAGTAAAAAGGATGCTAACGTATCAGTTCAATCAAGCGATGAGAATTTCACAGCTTTACGTATGCAAATGGAAGATCAGCGTAGTGCAGAGAAAGAAAAATTACAAGGTGTAATGAATTCATCAAAATCTTCAGCAGAAGAAAAGAGTAAAGCGAAAGATAATCTAGATGCAATCACTACAATGGAAACGAAGCAAGAATTACTTGAAACAGTGATTAAGTCTCAAGGTGGATATAAAGACGCTCTTGTAAGAGCTGATGGAACTGACATTAGAGTGACAGTTAAAGCGGCAAAGCATTCACAAAAAGAAGCGAATAAAATTATTCAGCTTGTAAGAAGTGAAGGTGGTTCAAAAGATGTAGGTGTGAAATTTGACCCATCAGTAAAATAA